A genomic window from Magnetovibrio sp. PR-2 includes:
- a CDS encoding sensor histidine kinase has translation MQGGLVVFASILYICALFAIAYFGDKAAERGRSITKNPYIYTLSIAVFCTSWTFYGSVGLAARSGLDFLPIYIGPTLVFAVWSVGWVKILRICKVNRITSIAEFISSRYGKSSILGALVAIIAVIGTTPYISLQLKSIATSFEIITNHSEEDSIISPVLSQFGLDTTFLIALLLAVFSILFGTRHIDASEHHQGIVAAIAFESIVKLFAFLAVGFFVTFGVYDGFGDLFAKAQNAELNHLFTVNPDDGYARWVTMIILSMLAIICLPRQFYITAVENTDENHLRTAVWLFPLYLLLINIFVLPIAISGRLMMSSMDADMFVLTVPMYYDNGALALLAFIGGLSAATSMVIVAAIALSTMVCNNIVVPMLVKMRWVDLERSANISSLLLLIRRASIIGILILGYAYFRIASESYSLVTIGLVSFAAAAQFAPAIIGGMFWKEASLKGALAGMSLGTLVWAYTLLLPSFAQSGWLPTSLIDYGPFGIEFLRPYALFGMDGLDNLSHSMFWSMLVNISAYVIGSLLTRQSTIERIQGTMFVDVFLYTEGLKDPRFLKGSATIGDLCNLVGRFVGEDRASKAFRDFSTDQGVLYRPNLIADTSWLDLAEKMLSGAVGAATSRVMIGSVVKGGIVSLDEMYKILDETSQAIQYSRMLETKSRELEETTTKLQAANERLKELDSLKDDFLNTISHELRTPLTSIRAFSEILSETPDVSEEETEHFLLVIRKESERLSRLIDQILDLAKMESGQMDWALANVDSRVVVEQAIAAMSGLMKERKINLRVDLAAGMPMIKADADQLVQVLVNLLSNAAKFCAQPGGHVMVVARVQQGSLQISVTDNGDGVPDEKKAEVFEKFHQFNQGTDKMPRGTGLGLAICREIISFLGGSIWVDDNPDEQGARFSFTVPLAQVDGYLAEERKRGGREEPVTI, from the coding sequence ATGCAAGGCGGTTTGGTAGTTTTTGCGTCCATTTTGTATATCTGCGCTTTGTTCGCCATCGCTTACTTTGGGGATAAAGCGGCAGAGCGCGGGCGCTCGATCACCAAAAACCCGTATATCTACACCTTATCCATCGCGGTCTTTTGTACATCGTGGACGTTTTATGGATCCGTGGGCTTAGCCGCGCGTTCCGGCCTGGATTTTTTGCCGATTTATATTGGGCCTACGTTGGTCTTTGCCGTGTGGTCCGTGGGCTGGGTGAAGATCTTGCGGATTTGCAAAGTTAACCGCATCACGTCCATCGCCGAATTTATTTCGTCGCGCTATGGCAAAAGTTCCATCTTAGGTGCTTTGGTCGCCATCATCGCGGTGATCGGCACCACGCCATATATTTCTTTGCAGCTGAAATCGATCGCCACCAGCTTTGAAATCATCACGAACCATTCCGAGGAAGATTCCATCATCAGTCCGGTGTTGTCCCAGTTTGGTTTGGATACGACGTTTTTGATTGCCCTATTGTTGGCAGTCTTTTCCATTTTGTTTGGCACCCGCCACATTGACGCCAGTGAACACCACCAAGGCATCGTTGCCGCCATTGCGTTTGAGTCCATCGTCAAATTGTTTGCATTTTTGGCTGTGGGCTTCTTTGTGACCTTCGGTGTGTACGATGGCTTTGGCGATTTGTTTGCGAAAGCTCAAAACGCTGAGCTGAATCATTTGTTTACGGTGAACCCGGACGATGGATATGCGCGCTGGGTGACGATGATCATCTTGTCCATGTTGGCGATCATCTGCTTGCCGCGTCAGTTCTATATTACGGCTGTTGAAAACACGGATGAGAACCACTTACGCACCGCCGTGTGGCTGTTCCCTTTGTATCTTTTGCTGATCAATATTTTTGTTTTGCCGATTGCGATCAGCGGACGATTGATGATGAGCAGCATGGATGCGGACATGTTTGTTCTGACCGTGCCGATGTATTACGACAATGGCGCTCTCGCGCTGTTGGCGTTCATTGGTGGGTTGTCTGCGGCGACGTCAATGGTCATTGTTGCGGCCATCGCGTTGTCGACCATGGTGTGTAACAACATCGTTGTACCGATGTTGGTGAAGATGCGTTGGGTTGATCTGGAACGCAGCGCCAACATCTCTAGCCTTTTGCTGTTGATCCGCCGCGCGTCCATCATCGGCATTTTGATTTTAGGCTATGCCTACTTCCGCATTGCGTCGGAATCGTATTCGTTGGTGACCATTGGTTTGGTGTCGTTTGCCGCGGCTGCTCAATTTGCCCCTGCGATCATCGGCGGCATGTTTTGGAAAGAAGCTTCGCTCAAAGGTGCGTTGGCGGGTATGAGCTTGGGCACCTTGGTGTGGGCTTACACGTTGTTGTTGCCATCCTTTGCCCAGTCGGGCTGGCTGCCCACCAGCTTGATCGACTATGGTCCGTTCGGAATCGAATTTTTGCGCCCCTATGCCTTGTTCGGCATGGATGGTTTGGACAATCTTTCGCATTCGATGTTTTGGAGCATGTTGGTCAACATTTCCGCCTATGTGATCGGCTCGTTGCTGACGCGCCAAAGCACCATCGAGCGCATTCAAGGCACCATGTTTGTTGACGTGTTTTTGTATACCGAAGGTCTGAAAGATCCGCGCTTTTTGAAGGGGTCTGCCACCATTGGCGATTTGTGCAATTTGGTCGGACGTTTCGTCGGCGAAGATCGGGCGTCCAAAGCCTTTCGCGATTTTTCCACGGACCAAGGCGTTTTGTATCGCCCCAACTTGATCGCCGACACATCCTGGTTGGATTTGGCGGAAAAGATGTTGTCCGGTGCGGTCGGCGCGGCGACGTCGCGTGTGATGATCGGCTCGGTCGTCAAAGGCGGTATCGTGAGTTTGGACGAGATGTACAAGATCTTGGACGAGACCTCTCAAGCCATTCAGTACTCGCGTATGCTGGAAACCAAATCGCGTGAATTGGAAGAAACCACGACCAAGCTGCAAGCTGCCAACGAACGGCTGAAAGAGCTCGACTCGCTGAAAGACGATTTCCTCAACACCATTTCGCACGAATTGCGCACGCCGTTGACCTCTATCCGCGCGTTTTCAGAAATTTTGTCGGAAACGCCCGACGTCAGCGAAGAAGAAACGGAACACTTTTTGCTCGTCATCCGCAAAGAGAGCGAACGTTTGTCCCGTCTCATCGATCAAATCTTGGATTTGGCTAAAATGGAATCCGGGCAAATGGACTGGGCGCTGGCGAACGTTGATTCCCGCGTTGTGGTCGAACAGGCCATCGCGGCCATGTCGGGTCTGATGAAAGAACGCAAGATCAACCTGCGAGTGGACCTAGCCGCAGGCATGCCCATGATCAAGGCCGACGCGGATCAGTTGGTGCAGGTGTTGGTGAACCTCTTGTCCAACGCTGCGAAATTCTGTGCCCAGCCCGGCGGTCACGTTATGGTCGTTGCCCGGGTGCAGCAAGGCTCTTTGCAGATCAGTGTGACGGACAACGGCGACGGCGTTCCGGATGAGAAGAAAGCCGAAGTCTTTGAGAAGTTCCACCAGTTCAACCAAGGCACCGACAAGATGCCCCGTGGAACGGGTCTCGGCCTCGCGATTTGCCGTGAAATCATTTCGTTTTTGGGCGGATCCATCTGGGTCGACGATAACCCAGACGAACAAGGTGCGCGTTTCAGCTTCACCGTGCCGTTGGCGCAAGTGGACGGCTACTTGGCCGAAGAACGCAAGCGCGGCGGGCGCGAAGAACCGGTCACAATCTAG
- a CDS encoding response regulator transcription factor gives MTHSVLVVEDEPNIVLSLQFIMKRSGHDVRIAEDGEAALDAMHEQTPDVVLLDVMLPKRDGLSVCEVIRANPDWSDVKILILSAKSREADKEKAMSLGADDYITKPYSTRDVCDRVNSLLGLEGCTIS, from the coding sequence ATGACGCATTCTGTTTTGGTGGTGGAGGACGAACCGAACATCGTTCTGTCACTTCAGTTCATCATGAAACGCTCAGGCCATGACGTCCGCATTGCTGAGGACGGCGAAGCCGCGCTCGACGCCATGCATGAGCAAACGCCTGATGTGGTTCTGTTGGACGTTATGCTGCCCAAACGCGACGGCTTATCGGTTTGCGAAGTCATTCGCGCCAATCCAGATTGGTCGGATGTGAAGATTCTGATTTTAAGCGCCAAAAGCCGTGAAGCAGACAAAGAAAAAGCCATGTCATTGGGGGCGGACGACTACATCACCAAACCCTATTCGACCCGCGATGTCTGTGATCGCGTGAATTCGCTGTTGGGGCTCGAAGGCTGCACCATTTCTTAA